In Pongo abelii isolate AG06213 chromosome 5, NHGRI_mPonAbe1-v2.0_pri, whole genome shotgun sequence, the DNA window ACCCTTTCCACTGGGCAGGTTAGGAAAACTCTGAATGGGGCCAATTCTCGCATAGCCCAAAATATTGAGGGCAGATTCCTGGATTCATTCCTGACTGCTTAACAGGAGGTTGCCAGAGATTGCAGTGCATGCTCAGAGGGGTGTTGGAAATATTCCTCTTCAAGAGGACATCTGGAAACTTGCAGGTTCCACTATTGATTATTCTTTATCAGTAATGAGAGGAAGTGAGTAGGGGAGATATCTAGTGCCTGAGATACTGCTTTTGATTCTACTCTCAGCCCCTCACTTCCACTAGTGTTAGAGCCTCTCCAGTAGTCCATAGTCAAATATGGCAGCAGTCAACAGCTTGCCTTTAGGGAGCCTTTGGGAAAAATCACATATGGAATCCAGAAGAATGTGCAACCTATCGTTGGATAATTTTTCCTTATCCCAGAGATTTCTGCACTGTGGGTGAGAAATCAGATTCTGAACTATGACTATACTGACAGAAAGGAAAAATTGGAACATTCATCATGATCTTGGGCTAAAATCTTTTCACTTCTTCGTTGCACAGGTGATAGCTGCAAACATTGGGTACGCCACTGTGAGGCCATGGAGACCCGAGGCCAGTGGGCCCAGAAGCTGGTGATGGAATTTCAGAGCAAAATGGAGAAGTGGCATGAAGAGACGGGTCTGAAACCACCCTGGCACCTTGGAGTAGACTCTCCCTTTCGGAGAAAAGCAGGTGGGTTATGAGGAACTGGAAGACTCCAGTTGCTTAGCTTCTTGCCATTTATCTTTGAATAACAGTGGAGATAAAGCAAGAACTAGCTAATTATCCCAACTGTATGTAATGGAGAGACATCAGTGACTTTTCTTTACAGAGACCTCTTTGACCCCAGGGATAGCCACAGTGTTGATGTCATCATCTCTATTCAGTAGACTGTTGCCTTGGTCTTAAGAATAATATCATTTTTGAGTTCATCCAGGAGCTAGACAGTGTTAAGCTCTCTTTCCTACATATAACATTAATGATCTTAGGATTTTTACTTTCCTTATTCTATTAATAATGAGAGTTGAATGTATCTGATTCTTTTTCccaccttatttttatttagattctCTTTCCAGTCCTCGAAAGAACCCTCTTGAGAGAAGCCCCTCTCAGGGCAGACAGGTTGCCTTTCGGCCTCCAGCATGGAACCGCTTACGCTCTAGCTGCATGGTGGTACGGGTGGATGACCTGGACATCCACCAGGTGAGGACATGGGGAAACATGGTTGGAAAGAGGTGGAGCAGTTTACCTGGAAGGCAGCTGGAACAGTATGAGCAAAGTTTTGGAATTTGGGGACTATTTACCTCACTTGTGGGAAGATTAATAGTTTGGTCTGTTTCTTTCTGAGCATGGCTGGTGAGATCAGGACTTGGGAATTCCCCCAGTTTTACTGTGAATGCTCTACTTTGAACCTCCCGCTGAAAAAACTAACTCGCGAATAGTGCGAGGCAGGTGTGAGAACGCCTGGAATATGTGTGAAAGACACTTTGTTCCCTGTGACAGACTTCGGAGGGATGGTAGAGGCTTTATGCTTCCTAAGCGGAAATGGAGGGCTGCTCTAAGTTTGATTGTTGATACTAACAGTAAGTTGTGATTGTTTAGGTTTCCACCGCTGGACAGCCAAGTAAAAAGCCATCTACACTCCTTTCCTGCAGTCGGAAACTTCACAACCTCCCTACCCAGGTCTCTGCCATTCATATTGAGTTCACAGAGTATTACTTCCCAGATAATCAGGAGCTTCCAGGTAAGCATCTAGGCTGGCTATTTTTCTGTCTAGCTCATGCTTTTCCCATTTGTCAGCCTTGGGGCCactacttatatttttatttgttgttaggAGTTTTCAGTGTTTGAGTTAATGTAGCACACTTTTGTTAAACACTCTGCCCTGTATAAATGTGTACCTTTGCTCTGTTCATAATATAGTTAATATTAGGTAGTAAGAGCCTAGCTATTGCTTTTTACAGgatgtttcttttcttccctctgcttTCCAGTTCCTTGTCCTAATCTCTACATTCAGTTAAATGGTCTGACATTTACTATGGATCCTGTCAGTTTGCTCTGGGGAAACCTCTTTTGCCTGGATTTATACCGCAGCTTGGAGCAGTTCAAAGCTATCTACAAGCTGGAAGATTCAAGTCAGAAAGATGAACACTTGGACATCCGACTAGATGCGTTCTGGTTGAAGGTGAGGGGAGAGTGTGACTTTTATCCCCTCTTGGTAGCCACAGCTGCATTTTTCCAATGTATATAATCCATGGTTTTGCTCTGTCCATTTTGTGGAAGTAAGAAAATAGTTTCACAGCCCAAATGATCTTTTACATGTGTATTAATAGTGGGATGCTGAGATACTCAGATGACCATTCTGAattgtgtttcattttctctgtgAAGGTGAGCTTTCCACTGGAAAAGAGAGAGCGGGCAGAGTTGCATCGTCCCCAGGCCCTTGTCTTCTCTGCGTCAGGCATGATTGCCACCAATACACGTCATGCCCCACATTGTAGTTGTTCAGACCTCCAGAGTCTCTTCCGGGGTTTTGCTGCTGCTGAGTTCTTTCATTCCAATTATGATCACTTTCCTAAGGTTCCAGGTGGCTTTAGCCTTCTGCACATGCTTTTTTTGCATCATGCCTTTCAGATGGattcctgcctgcctcagcctaataCCCTCCCTCCCCAGAGACCTAAGGCTTCCCGGGATCTCTGGTCTGTCCACTTTACCCAGATCTCCTTGGACTTTGAGGGAACAGAAAACTTCAAAGGCCATACCTTGAATTTTGTAGCCCCCTTCCCCCTGTCCATTTGGGCCTGCCTACCCCTCCGCTGGCAGCAAGCCCAGGCACGGAAGCTCCTTTTGGCCTCAGAGGGGAGGCTGAAACCATCAGCCAGTTTTGGAAATCCGGTCCAGTCTGAGGCTCTTGCCCCTGACTCTATGTCCCATCAGCGGTCAAAGACTGAACATGACTTGAAAAGCTTATCAGGACTTACAGAAGTCATGGAAATTCTGAAAGAAGGCAGTAGTGGTATGGACAACAAAGGGCCTCTGACAGAGCTGGAGGATGTAGCAGATGTTCATATGCTTGTACATTCCCCAGCCCATGTCCGCGTGAGGCTTGACCACTACCAGTACTTGGCTCTGCTTCGCCTGAAGGATGTGCTGCAGAGGCTTCAGGAGCAGCTGACTAAGGATACAGAGTCAGTGACTGGGTCTCCCCTGCAGAACCAGACAGCTTGCATTGGAGTTCTCTTTCCCAGTGCTGAGGTGGCTCTGCTTATGCATCCTGCCCCCGGTGCTGTTGATGCTGACTCTGCAGGCTCAGATAGCACTAGCCTCGTAGATTCAGAGCTATCTCCTTCAGAGGATCGGGAACTGAAGTCTGATGCCTCATCAGACCAGGGCCCAGCAAGCCCTGAGAAGGTCTTGGAGGAAAGTAGCATTGACAATCAGGATGTATCCCAGGAGAGGCCACATAGCAATGGAGAACTGCAGGACTCAGGTCCACTTGCCCAGCAGCTGGCAGGGAAGGGCCATGAGGCAGTAGAGTCCCTACAGGCTAAGAAACTTAGCAGAACCCAAGCCTCCAGCTCACCAGCTGCATTGAAGCCCCCAGCTGGCAGGGAAACTGCTGTGAATGGACAGGGTGAGCTCATCCCCTTGAAGAACATTGAGGGAGAATTGTCAAGTGCTATTCACATGACCAAGGATGCCACCAAGGAGGCTCTACACGCCACCATGGACCTCACCAAGGAAGCTGTGTCCCTGACTAAGGATGCCTTCAGTTTGGGCAGAGATCGAATGACCTCCACCATGTACAAGATGTTGTCCCTGCCCCCAGCCAAGTAAGTGGTTCTGTACCTCCTTCACTCATCCCATCTCCTTCTCCTAGTTCTGATCATTGGGTTTAAGGCCTCTTACTGTGTGCATTTCTAGATTGGGAAGTACCATAGAGTCCAGGAGAATGCATAGAATGGCCTATTTAATGGGCAGTTTTCAAGCCAGTATTTATTGCTTCTTAGAATCAGATTATCTCCTTTTTCACTGATTCACTATTTTTTCCCCTCAAGACAGGccttactgtgttagccaggctggtcttgaactgctgggctccgcaatcctcctgccttggcttcctgagtagctgggattatagacacctgccactgtacccagcttgtTTCACTATTATTGATACAAATATGCTAtatcagaataataataatggcatatatataatattattttcagtgggatttcatgtaatttttttgtttgatttgatCCCCACAGCAGCCTGGTAAGGTGGCCTCAGACATTTGTATCCCCAGTTTATagctgggaaaactgaggctttagAGAGGATGAGCTCATAGATATCCCATATCTTGTAAATAGAAAAGCTGTGGCTTTGGACTTGTTTTTTCTGGTACCTTATCAGTGTCTGTCAGAGTAACAGAGAAGGAAGaatttcatccattcaacaaatatcttgTGAGCCCTTTCTGTGTGCTGGGCTCTGTGTTAAGCACTGGAGATAGAGTAGGGAGTAAACAGGAAAACACAGAAATGCACAGTGAGACGAGTGGAAAAGTATGGATTTTCCCATGGGTGTCTTGTGGTTTTAGGAAAGATAGAGTCTAAGGGAAGTCTTTCCTGTAACACTTTGTGGTTTAGAGACCATGGTATGAAAACAGTGCATTTAGAGCTTTTGTCTAAGTGAATTATCTTAAGTGGGTCTCTAATGCCTGTGGGTGAGCTAGTACCTGCTAGGACAGACAGCAAGGAGGAAGGAGAATAAAACTTCAAGGGTTGAGTTGTATAATACTagccaacatttactgagtgccttctTTGCCTGATAAGACACAGTCCTAAGTACTTATAATATTGGTCCACTGGATTTTTATAATAGCCCTATAAGGCAAGTATTAATATCACtccccatctcacagatgaggaaactgaggctcagagaggtaagaaACTGGCACAAGATCACACAACTTGTGAGTGGTGGGGCAAGGATTAAAAGCCTGGACTCCTAATCACCCAATGTGCTGCCTTTTCTAAATGGAGACAAGTAAGGGAGATGGAAAAAGAGCAGaggtgaaaaagagaaaagaaaggtgtGTGAAATGAGcccttttaaaatatcaacagtgGCTTCCTAACTGCCCAAGCCCGTGGCCTTTCCTCAGTCCCCCTTCTCCTGGACTCCTCTGTGGTAGTTAACATTTCTGATCAGTTCATTCTGAATGTTTGTAACCCCACCCAGTTACTCTCAATTCTCTGAAGGAGTCTTCTTTTTCCTTGGctgctctcttcttccttttaacCTATAGGTGTAAATACTCCACAGGGCTAGGCTGTCCATATTCTGATCACTTTTgtcatacttttaatttttaatttttttttgagacaggtctcattctgttgcccagtggtgcgatgtctgctcactgcagcctcgacctcccaggttcaagtgatcctcctgcctcagcctcctgggtagctgggaccacaggcatgcgccaccacgcccagctaatttttgtatttttggtagagatggggtttgccatgttgcccaggctagtctcaaactcttgggctcaagcgattgacccaccttggcctcccaaaatgctgggattataggtgtgagccactgcgcctggcctataattttaattttttaaattataaaaatggttTGTGTTTATCGTGTTGACAATGTAGGAAATAAGagagtaaagaagaaaatataaaaatcacttgTAACAATCCGCAGATAACCACTGTTTACATTTGGGTGTATTTTCTTCCAATCTTTGTATGTCTGCATTCATGTGTACACTTGTGGATGGTTATGCATATAATATCCACAAATAGTTTTTACAACAATAGGATTATATTATTTCTACAATGTTACATGCTGCTTTATTCACTCAATGTTTTATTATGATATTTTCCCATTCATTAGGCATATgaatacatgatttttatttatttttatttttggagatgtggtttcaccatgttgcacaggctggtcttgaactcttgggtgcAAGCGactctcccaccttggcttcccaaagcgctaggGTTATAAGCATAAGCCACTTCCCCTGGCTGAATACATGATTTTTAATTGCTCCATTATATTCTAGTAAAttgatatatcataatttattgatCCATTCCTCTATCTGgggagtcatttaaaaaaatgtttcccaTTTTTCTCAGGTAGAACCAATGCTGTATGAAATGTCCTTATTTTTGTGAACTTTAATCTTTGGAATATTTTACATATCTAAATCTTTCTttagaataaaaaccaaaaagtagctgggtgcggtggctcacgcttgtaatcccagcactttggggggccaaggcaggcggatcacgaggccaggagatcgagaccatcctggctaacacagtgaaaccccgtctctactaaaaatacaaaaaattagctgggtgtggtggcacgtgcctgtagtccagctactcgggaggctgaggcaggagaatggcttgaacctgggaggcggagcttgcagtgagccgagatcacgccactgcactacagcctgggtgacagagcgagactctgtctcaaaagaaataaataagtaataaaataaaataaaaaccaaaaagtgAAATTATTAGGTCAAATgctacaaacatttttaaagttgttgATGCATTTGCCAAACTAACAGGTTTGTAACAGTCTGTGCTTTTTAATGGTTTCTCTCTCAGAATCCCCTGCAGGGTTTGTTAAAACATAGtggcagctgggcgcggtggctcacgcctgtaatcccagcattttggaagcctgaggcaggcagatcatgaggtcaggagatggagaccatgctggctaacacggtgaaaccctgtctctactaaaaatataaaaaattagctgagtgtggtggcatgcacctgtagtcccagctactctggaggctgaggcaggagaattgcttgaacccaggaggcggaggttgcagtgagctgagatcatgccactgcactccagcctgggcaatagagtgagactccatctcaaaaaaaaaaaaaccaaaaacatagtTTGCTGAGCCCTATTTCTCATTCATGGAATGAGATGGGGCCtgataatttgcttttttttgtttttgagatggagtctcactctgtcgcccaggctggagtgcagtggtgcgatctcagctcactgtaacttccgcctcctgggttcaagcaattctcctgcctcagcctcccgagtagctgggactacaggcgtgtgccaccacactcagctaatttttgtattttcagtagagacggggttacaccatgttggccaggctggtctcaatctcttgacctcaggtgatctgcccaccttggcctcccaaaatgctgggattacaggcgtgagccacctcattgggcccaagaatttgcatttctaacacatTCCCCGTTGATTCTGATGCTCCTGCCAGGACCACACTTTGGGGAACACTGCTCTAGGGAACATCAGTTTTCCCTGTCTGTTCCCACATGAAGACTTTTTAGTGTATAAAAAGTATGGTTGATTTCTATATaggtggtattttattttattttattttattttattttattttattttatgagacatcCATTACTCACTATAGTCTTTTCCTCTCCAGCTTGTTTGAAAAAGTCAGGCCAAACGTCCTAAACCATAGGTATAATCTTGTTATTTCCCTACTCCAAAACCTTTACGCTTTTCCCTCATACCCCCTGAATTTAATTTGAACTTCTTAAGTGTGGCATAATCAATTATTATGATACAGCCATATAGCAATTTAtagttttcaaagcattttaataaatacttttttattcaAGGTTTTCTATAATTTGGCTGCCACTCTTGTGGTAAAGTGAAAAATCACTTAGTGTGAAGTTAGGAGACTTgagtcttttatttttgagacagagtctcaccgtgtcacccacactggagtgcagtggtgtgatctcggctcactgctgcctcaacctcccaggctcaggtgatcctctcatctcagcccccagtagctggactacaggcacgcaccatgatgcctggctaatctttgtattttttgtagagaccaggttttgccatgttgcccaggctggtctcgaactcctggattcaagccatctgcctgccttggcctcccaaagtgctgggaatataggcgtgagtccctgcacccagcctgagttTTTCTTAATTCTACCTTTAACTGTGACCTTGggacagtttcttcatctgtaaaatgggagggtGGTATTTAAAGGTCCTTAAAGGTTTCTTTTCACTGTGTTAATGCCTTTTTAACTTTATCTTCCATTGCTCTCCCTGACAAAACCTATGCTTCAGCTGGGCAGAGCTATTATTCTTACCAGTCTCTTTTTGTTTCTGGCTCTATGCCTTTGTTTATGCCATTTCTTGCCTATAGAATACCCTCTTCTCACTTTCACAGTCCTTCAAGGACCACCTCAAATGTTATCTCTTACCACAAAGCCACTCTTGATCCTCTTCTCCTTGTCCTTTTTCCTCTTTGATGTTGTCTAGAACTGGGGATGTCTTACTCATCAATTTATCCATCTTCCACTCCTGCCTAGTGCCTAGTATGGTGCCTTACATACAGAAGCAACTAAATACTTATGGAATGAATGCAGGTGGCTTCAGGTGCCATTCATCAGCACCAGAGCAGTAGGTAGCTGGTCTCTTCTGAGTCTGGGATGACCTTGAATAACCTTGACATTTAATGTTGATATGAGAGCGCTGTCTATGCAGTTAGCGATGTTGGAATAAAAAGATTCAGAAAGGCCAGTGATTGAAAAATGACTTGATCTCTTTACAGCCAGTAATAGGTAATGTCAAAGTTGTATGTTCCTAATATTGGGAACTTCATCCAGTTGTCTGAGCTGAAAGGGGTGGGCATTGTAAGTGGATGGGAACAAACATGTCTCCAAAGCCacatttgtggtttttttttttttttttaaacagggagCCCATGGCCAAGACAGATGAGGGGGTGGCAGCCCCAGTGAGTGGAGGTGCTGCACGACTCCGATTTTTCTCCATGAAGAGGACAGTATCTCAACAGTCATTTGATGGTGTCTCATTGGATAGCAGTGGCCCTGAAGACCGGATTTCAGTGGACAGTGATGGCAGTGATAGCTTTGTGATGCTCTTGGAGTCTGGTATGTGGGAGCAGAGCCAGGCAAAGTTGCAGAAGTCCAGAAAGGGTTCTCTCTGCTGCCTGTATCAGTCTGGCAGGGCTAAAGAGGAGCTGAGAGATGATAATATAGACATTTTCTTAaccaagacaaaaaaagaaagagaaattttagTGGACTTGTGGGTTTGGTTTTAATTCCACGTTTCTAGGTTATTGGTTAATAACTGACTATATCACAGAAAGAGATTCAAACCAAAGGAGAAAGCACTAGTCTTACAGCCTTATAGCTAAGTCAGGATTAGTTTCATGGTTGGTATCAGTGGTATGAGTGTgcttatcatctttttttttttttggcctctgTTGTCACTGGAAAATAGGAGCTTTTTATCTGTTAATAAAATGAGAAACTTTTAGGAATTACCTCTGTATGTTATACTGGTTCTTTCAGTTTATTGAAATAGAAACTTAGGAAATGATCCCTTAAGAgtatctaggctgggcacggtggctcacgcctgtaatcccagcactttcggaggccgaggcgggtggatcacttgaggtcaggagttggagactagcctggccaatatggtaaaaccccgtctctactaaaaatagaaaaattagctgggcttagtggcagGTGcgtgtaatctcaactactcgggaggctgaggcaggagaattgtttgaaccggtAGAGGTACAGGaggtagagggtgcagtgagctgagattgcgccactgcactccagcctgggtgacagcgagactccgtctcaaaaaaaagagggaatgtcctatttatttatttattttatattgacaaattataattgtatcTATGTGGTATTAATACTAAGCGATCctatgatatatacacacatacagtgTGGGATTTTTGAGCCAAACTAATTAACATCTCCGTCACCTCAAATACTTACCATTTATTTCTCCTGTTTAACTGAAACATTACACTTTCACTAACATTTCCTCCTATCCCCTCCCATTTCCCTTTTCAGCCTCTGTTAAGCACCATCTTGCTCTCTGCTTTTATGAGTACAGTTGTTTTACATTCCATGTATAAGTGAGCACAtactatttttgtctttcagtgcCTGGCTTATCTCATTTAGCATATTGtctgtcctccagattcatctacgttatcacaaatgacaggatttccctctcataaggctgaatagtattccattgtgtgtttgtaccacattttctttatccgttcattGGTTGATGAACACATAAGTTGATCCCacaacttggctattgtgaataatgttgtagTAAACGCAGGAGTGGAGATAGTTCTTTGATATACTTTTTTTCATATTCCTTGGATATCTACCCAGAAGTGGATATGGTAACTCCATTTTTAGCTTTGAGGacccttcatactgttttccataatgcccatattaatttacatttccaccaacagggtgctagggtttccttttctctacatccttgccaacacttgttatctttaaTCTTTTTgagaatagccattctgacaggagTGAGttaatatttcactgtggttttaagaGAATGCGCTGTTTCTTAAGCTGGGTGGCGTGTACcatgtttgttttgttattatttttaacttcttatgGAAGATTTCATGTCTATGTACAAAAGTAGACAGAATCAAATAATGAACCCTCATACACCCATTACCTAGCTTTGAAATTAAGAAGTCATGgcaggcccggtgcagtggctcatgcctgtaatcccagcattttgggaggccaacgtgggtggatcacttaaggtgaAACCTAATTCTCCAATTTAAATTAAAGTTCTGAAAAATCTCCTGGGGTTCTTATATATTCACCTTAGACAGCAATTAAACTTGTGACTGGATTTCTGCCTTGGGAAGCATCCAGtctaaaaggaaagagaaggctggcacggtgcctcacgcatgtaatcccagcactttgggaggcccagacgggtggatcaggagtttgagaccagcctggccaacatggtgaaactctgtctctattaaaaatacaaaaattagccagggatggtggcgtgcgcctgtaatcccagctactcagaaggctgaggtgggagaattgcttgaacccaggaggtggaggttgtagtgagccgagatcacgccattgcactcccctgggcgacagagcaagactattccatctcaaaaaaaaaagaactcatggCCATTTTTGTTTCATAAACACTACTGCCCACTTTCCTTCATctcatattattttgaagcaaatcccaaaCATATCCTTTTGtccataaatattttcaattatgcATTGCTAGAAAATAcagacttaaatttttttaaattgtggtaaaatacgtATGAAATTTGCCATCCTAACCGTTTTTAAGTGGatagttcagtgacattaagtacattctgATTGTTGTACAATCATTACTACTGTCTATCTCCAGGATGTTTTTCTTCTTgtgaaacagaaactctgtactcattaaacagtaactcctcaTTTCCCCTCCCCTCAGTCCCTGACAACCATgattctactttctttttataaatttgactactttaggtacctcatataagtggaatcatgcagtatttgtccttttatcaCTGGCTTATTCCACTTGGTATATCCTCAAGATTCTTCTATTTTGTAgcgtgtgtcagaatttctttcctttttaaggctgaatagtgttccattgtatttATATACCACATTGCTTATCCTTGCATCCATGGaaggacacttgggttgcttctgtttacagacttttaaaaatgggatCAAATGTcattacactttaaaaaattaacagtaatTCCTTAAATTCATCAAATATCTAGTTAGTCCTCAAATTTCTAGTTGTCTCATGaatgtcataaatattttcttttatttttacagttgTCATTGTTTGTAGAGGTTGGATTTGAACAGAATATTTTGACTTTTGAACTCATTTGTCCTCTTTTTCATGCAGAGTCTGGTCCAGAATCTGTTCCACCAGGATCTCTTTCAAATGTCTCAGATAATGCTGGTGTTCAAGGGAGCCCTCTTGTGAATAACTATGGCCAGGGGTCACCAGCAGCCAACAGTTCAGTTTCACCCAGTGGAGAAGACCTCATCTTTCACCCGGTCAGCAGCTCTACTTTCTTCTCTGCAGAGGGTAGGCTGGGCTGAGAGCTTGGGACTTAAAACTAAGAGAATCTCCTTTGGTAGGTCTCAGTTCTGGTCCTGAAGGTGAATGAGGTGTCTTTTGGGATTGAGGTACGTGGTGAGGACCTGACTGTGGCCCTGCAAGCAGAGGAACTGACCCTCCAGCAGCTGGGCACCGTGGGACTCTGGCAGTTCCTGCGTGGACAGTGCCTAGGTAAGGATGGTAGTCATTCCACGACAGATAGTGGGACTTATCTAGGACAGCCATAGATTAACTTGTACTTGTCACTGtgctctaagggcagccactctACTAGTGCCAAGTTCTTTCCAGCAGCCATTGGGGGAGGAAAAGCTCCATTGAAACCTTTTTTGCAAGGAGCCTCTCAGAGCTGTTTCTAGGGCTTTGCATTCACTGTGCGAGTCTCCAACTTCACTTCCAGGTACTCCTGGAGCTTATATGAGGACAGTGTCCACTTCATTTGTATGTCTCTTAATATAAAACTATCTGATCAGGGAACTTCTGTCATTCAGATTCAGTCCTTTGATGtgaattttcatttataaaagatGACAGGAAAAATCTGGGCTTATGTTAcatacttcatttaaaaattattggctgggcacggggctcatgcctgtaatcccagcactttgggaggctgacgtaggtggatcacctgaggtcaggagtttgagaccagcctggccaacatggtaaaacgctgtctctactaaaatataaaaattagctgggcgtggtggcgggtgcctgtaatcccagctacttgggaggctgaggcaggagaattgcttgaacccgggaggtggaggttgcagtgagctgagattgtgccattgcactccagcctgggtgacaagagtgaaactctgtctcaaaaaatatatatttttaggctaagcatggtggctcatggcagtaatcccagcacgctgggaagctgaggtgggaaaccagcctgaacaacatagcaagacctcagctctacaaaaaatacaggctgggtgtggtggctcacgcctgtaatcctagcactttgggaggctgaggcgggtggatcacttaaggtcgggaatttgaaaccaccctggccaacatggtgaaaccccgtctctactaaaatacaaaaaaattagctgggcgtggtggcagg includes these proteins:
- the BLTP3A gene encoding bridge-like lipid transfer protein family member 3A isoform X2, which encodes MAGIIKKQILKHLSRFTKNLSPDKINLSTLKGEGQLTNLELDEEVLQNVLELPTWLAITRVYCNRASIRIQWTKLKTHPICLCLDKVEVEMKTCEDPRPPNGQSPIALASGQSEYGFAEKVVEGMFIIVNSITIKIHSKAFHASFELWQLQGYSVNPNWQQSDLRLTRITDPRRGEVLTFKEITWQTLRIEADATDNGDQDPVTTPLRLITNQGRIQIALKRRTKDCNVISSKLMFLLDDLLWVLTDSQLKAMMKYAESLSEAMEKSAQQRKSLAPEPVQITPPAPSAQQSWAQAFGDSQGNSNSSSSRLSQYFEKFDVKESSYHLLISRLDLHICDDSQSREPGVSANRLMGGAMQLTFRKMAFDYYPFHWAGDSCKHWVRHCEAMETRGQWAQKLVMEFQSKMEKWHEETGLKPPWHLGVDSPFRRKADSLSSPRKNPLERSPSQGRQVAFRPPAWNRLRSSCMVVRVDDLDIHQVSTAGQPSKKPSTLLSCSRKLHNLPTQVSAIHIEFTEYYFPDNQELPVPCPNLYIQLNGLTFTMDPVSLLWGNLFCLDLYRSLEQFKAIYKLEDSSQKDEHLDIRLDAFWLKVSFPLEKRERAELHRPQALVFSASGMIATNTRHAPHCSCSDLQSLFRGFAAAEFFHSNYDHFPKVPGGFSLLHMLFLHHAFQMDSCLPQPNTLPPQRPKASRDLWSVHFTQISLDFEGTENFKGHTLNFVAPFPLSIWACLPLRWQQAQARKLLLASEGRLKPSASFGNPVQSEALAPDSMSHQRSKTEHDLKSLSGLTEVMEILKEGSSGMDNKGPLTELEDVADVHMLVHSPAHVRVRLDHYQYLALLRLKDVLQRLQEQLTKDTESVTGSPLQNQTACIGVLFPSAEVALLMHPAPGAVDADSAGSDSTSLVDSELSPSEDRELKSDASSDQGPASPEKVLEESSIDNQDVSQERPHSNGELQDSGPLAQQLAGKGHEAVESLQAKKLSRTQASSSPAALKPPAGRETAVNGQGELIPLKNIEGELSSAIHMTKDATKEALHATMDLTKEAVSLTKDAFSLGRDRMTSTMYKMLSLPPAKEPMAKTDEGVAAPVSGGAARLRFFSMKRTVSQQSFDGVSLDSSGPEDRISVDSDGSDSFVMLLESESGPESVPPGSLSNVSDNAGVQGSPLVNNYGQGSPAANSSVSPSGEDLIFHPVSVLVLKVNEVSFGIEVRGEDLTVALQAEELTLQQLGTVGLWQFLRGQCLGTCFQESSTLKTGHIRPAVGLRFEVGPGAAVHSPLASQNGFLHLLLHGCDLELLTSVLSGLGPFLEDEEIPVVVPMQIELLNSSITLKDDIPPIYPTSPGPIPITLAMEHVVLKRSDDGVFHIGAAAQDKPSGEVLKSEKRQPPKEQVFLVPTGEVFEQQVKELPILQKELIETKQALANANKDKEKLLQEIRKYNPFFEL